TGTGTGCTTGGCGGGTGTCTGTATAGAGAAGCCAGGGGAGGCCACTGGGTCTCCTGCTCTGGCACTCTGCTCAATAATCCCTTGACCaaggtctctcgctgaacctggagctaggctgggaGCTAACATCCTAGGGAGGAGGCCccggggaggagaggaggaggaggaaggggagaaaaggagaaagaggaggaagagggggaggagaaagaaggatgatggaggaggaagagaacaagaaGAGAGGGGAGACAGTACGAGATGAGCAAGGATTAAGGGCAAGTCCATACATTTGGAGCTGGACACACTGCCCCAGCCAGAGATAAGGCATTGGGAGCCCACGGCCGGCAGGCTCTGGCTGAGGTTGAGCGGCTGCACAGCTGCATTCAACTGGACCTTCTTAGGTAGCCGGATCAGCATAATATCATCATTGTGGTCATTGGCAGAGAGATCCGAATTGAACCCGGGATGGGGGAAGAAGTCTGTGGCCAGAAACAGCTTCTCGGGGCCCTCCCACCGCCACAGGTGATGCTCCCCGAGACGGACCCACAGGTACCTGTGAGGATAGACTTCAGAGGTCAGGCTGGGGATGGGGAACTCAGGTCACCCAAGGTACTGTGTGCCTCTGCTCACCCACACACGCTCTCTGAGGCTCTGCTTCTTGCAGCCTACTTTCCAAAGTCAGCCATCTTCTTCCACATCCCACCTGAGGCCTCAGTGGTGACCTGGGTCCATTGGAACCTTGTGGATGCACGGGGACCCCACCTACCACACAAAAACATCCCCGCCCCCGCTCCCAACAGGTCTGGTGGCCTCTGTGGGAGCGGCTTTAAGTACTGTCAATGTGTGTATGGAAGGGGTAGGATCTGGAAAACTTCCAAGTTTTCCAAGAGGCCTTAAGCCACTCCCACCTGTAATATACTTTATTGCCCAGGCATTTCTTACTCAGATCTAACCTCAGGTACTCTTACTGCATCCCCAGAAAACTTGTTCTAGTCTGAGTTCATGCTGTGGACACTTGGAGACTTCCTAAGGTCTCCAGGCTTGGGGAGTATGTGGTGTTATTTCtatgtctctccctctctgacaACCTGGAGATGGGGAAGCTAGCCCCTCATCTAGCCTCCCTGACTCCTCCTCCACTTTTACAGCCTTGCTTTTTCTCCTCTTAGCTTGGGGGCAAAATCAAAACACCCCTCAGCCCAAGATGGTGTCCATATTAGAGTGATGCATGTTGGGAAATTCCTGGAGAGAACACTGGAACAACCTATGTGACCTTGTCTGAGGACAATGTACAAAGGATCCTTTCGCCTCATGGGGTCCAGAACTCTAGAACACCCAGAATCAGGATCCTAGAATTCTAAGAGTCTAACACTTTGTTGCGGGTGCATTCTGGGATTCAAGAACTTCAACTTAGGGAACTGTATAGAGCCATGATTCCAGCATCCTGCATTTCGTTTTGTCAAAAAGCCCAAGATTTTAGTGCCGTGATTCTGAAAACccatcatcccagcactcaggaggagggaAAAAGAATAGGTGTTTAAGGCCATTGTAGGCTACATGGcaggttcaaggtcagcttgggctatgtgaaaccctgtctcaaaaataaactccAGGATTTTAAGATTGTCTCCATTAGATCTCACACTCAAAGAGTCTAGAAACCCAATATTCTAGGTCAGCAAGACAAGAGTTTTATGGCTCTAGGTATCTGTAAACATTTGATTTAGAAAATGTTAAGCATCAACAGTTCAAAGGCCTCTGAGACAAGCCTTCTTGGTCCATAAGACTGTAATCGTAGGATTCTGGGATATTAAACCTCTCAGATTTTACTGGTTCACCAGTCTAAGCTTCTAGAATTCTCTATATTCTAAACACTGTGGCTGAAAATCTAATAATTTCTGACTGTAGGCttctagatttttttcccttcctttcttcttcccactctttctctccctcccttcctccctctctctctccatgtttgtctgtctttctcttggtctttttctatccttctttcttccctctgcctctcctctctcacccctctttctctcctattcccatcctctctctttttttgtgttCCCTCTATcagtctttcctttttttctcttgttttattcTTGAGGCAGAGTCACATGTATCTCAGATGGCCTAGAACTCTATGTAACTGAGGGTGATCTTGGATTTCTGGTTGGGTCAGGATGCCCCTAACCCCAGAACTCTGAGGAGGCAGATGTCTGTAGATCTCTGTGCTCCAAGTCAGTCTGGTTTACattgcaagttccaggatagccacgactacacagtgagaccctgaagAGCCTATGTGTTGAGTCTCAGAATCTGGTCTCCGATTCTAAGAGCCTTGGCCTGGTGTCAGCCCTCTCCTGCCTCCAACCCCAATTACCCCAAACACAGACCtgcccttcccctccttccattTTTCCAGCCCCTGCTGGGCCTGGCCAGCTCTGGACACTCACGGCTTGTGGCAATGAGCAGCTGTGAGCAGCCATCGGTCACTGATGAGCGTGGCTCCGCAGATCTGCTGGGTGAGGTAGAAGAGGCCAGCCTGCCAGGGCTGAGAGTTGCGCTGGCATTCCCGGGCTCCCACGGCACGGGTGTCAGCTCCACAGTGACCTGGGGTGCGGTGGAGGACACAGGGGTCAGAGCCAGAGGGGTGGTGAGAGCTCAGGGAGGAGGATACCAAGGAT
This is a stretch of genomic DNA from Meriones unguiculatus strain TT.TT164.6M chromosome 1, Bangor_MerUng_6.1, whole genome shotgun sequence. It encodes these proteins:
- the Klk9 gene encoding kallikrein-9, which translates into the protein MKLGLTLVLLSLLAGHCGADTRAVGARECQRNSQPWQAGLFYLTQQICGATLISDRWLLTAAHCHKPYLWVRLGEHHLWRWEGPEKLFLATDFFPHPGFNSDLSANDHNDDIMLIRLPKKVQLNAAVQPLNLSQSLPAVGSQCLISGWGSVSSSKLQYPMTLQCANISILDHKLCRWAYPGHINEKMLCAGLWEGGRGSCQGDSGGPLVCNRTLAGIVSGGSEPCSRPQRPAVYTSVSHYVDWVERTMEEN